One stretch of Mangifera indica cultivar Alphonso chromosome 9, CATAS_Mindica_2.1, whole genome shotgun sequence DNA includes these proteins:
- the LOC123224963 gene encoding probable CoA ligase CCL12, which yields MGKNIGEVDVEDFVQAGLTATDAREFNEILKETLRKSKGLEPREVWRELVAQKVLKPWYPHGLHQLVYYSVYNGWDASSNGPPLYWFPSINQSKLTNLGRIMEAHGPKLLGTLYKDPITSFSLFQKFTAEHPEAYWPIVLNELSVEFHEPPKCILDRTDKLKPGGVWLPGATLNIAECCLQPSNHPRKEDDSPAVVWRDDRCDDSPVNHLTLKELREQVMLVANALDATFSKGDAIAIDMPMTVHAVVIYLAIVLAGFVVVSIADSFAPKEIATRLRVSKAKGIFTQDFILRGGRKIPLYSKVVEAGPVKTIVLPVIGHDVGIQLREHDLSWIDFLSSVRHHPRRKHYSPVYQPVDSVINILFSSGTTGEPKAIPWTQLSPIRSASDGWAHIDIKVGDVYCWPTNLGWVMGPTLLFSSFLSGSTLALFHGSPLGRGFVKFVQDAGVTVLGTVPSLVKAWKSTDILDGLDWTKIKTFCSTGEASNFDDDLWLSSKAYYKPIIECCGGTELASCYIQGSPLQPQAFGTFSTASLTTGFVILDENGVPYPHDQPCVGEVALFPLYLGATDRLLNADHEKVYFSGMPTYKGMRLRRHGDIIKRTVGGYFVVQGRADDTMNLGGIKTSSVEIERVCDQADESILETAAISVAPAGGGPEVLVIFVVLKKGCNCQPDKLRLIFSKAIQRNLNPLFKVNFVKIVPEFPRTASNKLLRRVLRDQVKHELSVRSRM from the exons ATGGGGAAGAACATTGGTGAAGTGGATGTGGAGGACTTTGTGCAGGCGGGTTTGACAGCGACCGACGCCAGGGAGTTTAATGAGATTCTGAAAGAAActctgagaaaaagcaaaggTTTGGAGCCAAGAGAGGTTTGGAGGGAGTTGGTGGCTCAGAAAGTGCTCAAGCCATGGTACCCACATGGGCTGCACCAACTTGTGTATTACAGTGTGTATAATGGTTGGGATGCCTCCTCCAATGGACCTCCTCTTTATTGGTTCCCTTCAAT AAATCAATCAAAACTGACTAACTTGGGACGTATAATGGAAGCTCATGGTCCAAAGCTTTTAGGGACATTGTACAAGGATCCTATAACAAGTTTTAGCCTCTTTCAGAAATTCACAGCTGAACACCCTGAG GCTTACTGGCCCATCGTCCTAAACGAGCTTTCAGTTGAATTTCATGAACCCCCAAAGTGCATTCTAGATAGAACTGACAAATTGAAACCTGGTGGAGTTTGGCTTCCAGGCGCAACTTTGAATATTGCTGAATGTTGTTTGCAACCTTCAAATCATCCAAGGAAAGAGGATGATAGTCCGGCTGTTGTGTGGAGAGATGATCGCTGTGATGACTCCCCTGTTAATCATTTGACATTGAAAGAACTTCGAGAGCAAGTAAT GTTGGTGGCTAATGCATTGGATGCCACATTTTCAAAGGGTGATGCAATTGCAATTGACATGCCAATGACAGTCCATGCCGTTGTTATCTATCTAGCAATTGTCCTTGCAGGATTTGTTGTTGTATCAATAGCTGACAGCTTTGCACCAAAGGAGATTGCAACTCGTTTGCGAGTGTCAAAAGCAAAGGGTATCTTTACTCAG GATTTTATACTGAGAGGAGGTAGAAAGATTCCTTTATACAG TAAAGTTGTAGAAGCTGGTCCTGTTAAAACTATAGTACTCCCTGTGATTGGACATGATGTGGGCATTCAACTAAGAGAACATGATTTATCATGGATAGATTTCCTTTCAAGTGTCCGTCACCATCCGAG ACGAAAGCATTACTCTCCAGTTTATCAACCAGTAGACTCGGTGATTAATATCCTTTTTTCATCTGGGACAACAG GAGAACCAAAAGCGATTCCATGGACTCAGCTTTCTCCAATTCGAAGTGCTTCTGATGGATGGGCTCATATTGATATTAAAGTTGGAGATGTTTACTGCTGGCCAACAAATTTAGGATGGGTGATGGGGCCAACTCTACTCTTCTCAAGCTTTCTAAGTGGTTCTACTCTTGCACTCTTTCATGGATCTCCTCTTGGCCGTGGTTTTGTAAAATTTGTTCAG GATGCTGGAGTGACTGTTTTGGGTACAGTTCCAAGCTTAGTAAAAGCTTGGAAGAGCACAGACATTCTGGACGGCTTAGACTGGACAAAGATAAA AACATTTTGCTCCACTGGAGAAGCTTCAAACTTTGATGATGACCTTTGGCTTTCTTCAAAAGCTTACTACAAACCCATTATTGAATGTTGTGGAGGCACAGAGCTTGCTTCATGCTACATCCAGGGAAGTCCACTTCAGCCACAAGCATTTGGAACCTTCAGCACTGCATCATTGACAACAGGATTTGTCATTCTTGATGAAAATGGAGTTCCTTAT CCCCATGATCAACCGTGTGTTGGTGAAGTGGCTTTGTTCCCTCTGTACCTTGGAGCAACTGATAGATTGCTTAATGCTGATCACGAGAAAGTTTACTTCAGTGGAATGCCAACATATAAAGGAATG CGCCTTAGGAGACATGGAGACATCATCAAGAGGACCGTTGGAGGCTATTTTGTTGTACAGGGCAGGGCTGATGACACCATGAATCTCGGTGGGATAAAG ACAAGTTCTGTTGAAATTGAGCGTGTGTGTGACCAAGCTGATGAAAGTATCTTGGAGACTGCTGCTATCAGTGTAGCTCCTGCAGGTGGTGGTCCTGAAGTGTTGGTTATTTTTGTTGTACTAAAGAAAGGATGCAACTGCCAACCAGATAAGCTCCGGTTGATATTCTCGAAAGCCATCCAAAGAAACCTCAACCCTCTATTtaag GTAAACTTTGTGAAGATTGTCCCGGAGTTTCCTCGAACTGCATCAAACAAGTTGCTGAGGCGAGTCTTAAGGGACCAAGTGAAGCATGAGCTATCTGTTAGGAGCAGAATGTAG